The following are encoded in a window of Clostridium thermarum genomic DNA:
- a CDS encoding YheC/YheD family protein, which produces MLYRITSDKYSIDKIIVSERFFKGTLAAKKSHVDVSVGSKTVNVELIKDSRLRENRVKLSNNVIDELLLPEDVDYQIIHTKEGFRIGPIIGLLMSNSKSSIGRGSLSKMNYYTIIHPEIGGLLVAFSSDSVDFNKKCVDGYYYGDNLSHRRLPWRAGVLPIPDSVFSRTMVSDELTDKLKEVTNDRFFNSKYFNKWEFWRLVSRDNTCCKYIPDTRLYSGLEDIDYMIENYGAAYIKPLNGTLSRGLYKVTKTGEGYGVQGKQGDKVDLVSNRREAEEYFKKIMKGHKYIVQQAITPLKVKGRHMDFRVIMQKDQTLDWQCTGIVALIGARGDICTNWGNTSSFEDIFYKAFDFSQQQIYKKKSEVVGACKSICDLLDATGENYGDLGFDVVVDENYKVWVLEANKRHYHSVPLWINDVQTFYQTKSNPIKYAAAQAGFRVY; this is translated from the coding sequence ATGCTTTATAGAATAACCTCAGACAAGTATTCTATTGACAAAATAATCGTATCCGAAAGATTTTTTAAGGGTACACTGGCAGCTAAGAAAAGTCATGTTGATGTGTCCGTGGGCAGTAAAACCGTCAATGTAGAACTGATTAAGGATTCAAGACTTAGAGAAAATAGAGTTAAATTGTCCAATAATGTTATTGATGAACTACTCCTGCCGGAGGATGTGGATTATCAAATAATCCATACCAAGGAAGGATTTAGAATAGGACCAATTATTGGCTTATTGATGTCTAACAGCAAGAGCAGTATAGGGAGGGGCAGTCTCTCAAAGATGAACTATTATACAATTATCCATCCTGAAATAGGTGGTTTGTTGGTTGCTTTCAGCTCTGACAGTGTTGATTTTAATAAAAAGTGCGTTGATGGTTATTACTATGGTGATAATCTGAGCCATAGAAGACTGCCCTGGAGAGCAGGAGTACTTCCCATACCGGACTCTGTTTTCTCAAGAACCATGGTATCAGACGAACTCACCGATAAACTAAAGGAAGTTACCAATGATCGATTCTTTAACTCAAAGTATTTTAACAAGTGGGAGTTCTGGAGATTGGTAAGCAGGGATAACACCTGTTGCAAGTATATACCAGATACCAGGTTATATTCTGGTTTGGAAGATATAGATTATATGATAGAAAATTACGGTGCTGCTTATATAAAGCCACTAAATGGAACACTGTCCAGAGGCTTGTATAAGGTTACTAAAACAGGAGAGGGCTATGGCGTTCAAGGAAAACAAGGGGATAAAGTTGACCTAGTATCAAACAGAAGAGAAGCGGAAGAATACTTCAAAAAAATAATGAAGGGGCATAAATATATTGTACAGCAGGCTATTACTCCTCTGAAAGTGAAAGGAAGGCATATGGACTTCAGAGTAATAATGCAAAAAGATCAAACCTTGGATTGGCAATGTACAGGTATAGTGGCCTTGATCGGAGCAAGGGGAGATATTTGTACAAATTGGGGAAATACCTCTTCCTTTGAGGATATATTCTATAAGGCCTTCGACTTTAGTCAGCAGCAGATCTATAAAAAGAAGAGCGAAGTGGTGGGAGCCTGTAAGAGCATATGTGACCTGCTGGACGCTACTGGAGAAAACTATGGCGACTTAGGTTTTGACGTAGTTGTTGATGAAAATTACAAGGTATGGGTACTGGAAGCCAACAAGCGGCATTATCATTCTGTACCTCTGTGGATCAATGACGTTCAGACCTTCTATCAGACAAAGTCAAATCCAATTAAGTACGCGGCAGCACAGGCAGGCTTCCGTGTGTATTAA
- a CDS encoding phosphatidylglycerol lysyltransferase domain-containing protein, protein MSEFTKLSGEITLGTWNFKVIDLKDKDIYTEYIKKTQYAANLWTSNFALLWAISQSPIRKVLWKIVDNMLVTFGYLKSGFLYLICLPFGEGDADKVVDIVHQSLKYCADWNKEKSSLGIVKVINRLQLEFLQSSKNFENYFQAIGLVGKEKHFSISKLITLSGKEFETIRRKINKFRRLCPDTLVREYNENDYEQVMALDEIWRNTAGVKYAYIFDEIYFKNLTKYYKELDHLILVVESKGTLIGMVSGGELPTGQSWWCISKFVNYYDGISEFLVVELAKEINRRNSEVELMNAAEDLGPGGLRFFKERFRPVLDLERYLLKLK, encoded by the coding sequence ATGAGTGAATTTACAAAATTGTCTGGAGAAATTACTCTAGGAACCTGGAACTTCAAAGTGATCGATCTCAAAGATAAGGATATCTATACTGAATATATAAAAAAGACCCAATATGCTGCTAATCTTTGGACTTCAAATTTCGCACTTTTATGGGCAATCTCTCAATCTCCTATAAGAAAAGTCCTTTGGAAAATTGTAGACAACATGCTTGTAACCTTTGGATATTTAAAAAGTGGTTTCTTATATCTAATTTGTTTGCCTTTTGGTGAGGGAGATGCTGATAAAGTTGTAGATATTGTCCATCAAAGCCTAAAATATTGTGCAGACTGGAATAAGGAAAAAAGCTCTTTAGGTATTGTAAAGGTAATTAACAGACTGCAGTTGGAATTTCTCCAAAGCTCCAAGAACTTTGAAAATTATTTTCAGGCTATAGGCCTAGTTGGCAAAGAAAAACATTTTTCTATCTCCAAACTTATCACCCTATCAGGTAAAGAATTTGAGACCATCAGAAGAAAAATAAATAAATTTCGCAGACTCTGCCCCGATACATTGGTTCGAGAATATAATGAAAATGATTATGAACAGGTTATGGCACTGGACGAAATTTGGCGCAATACTGCCGGTGTAAAGTATGCTTATATATTTGATGAAATCTATTTTAAAAATCTGACTAAGTACTATAAGGAATTAGACCACTTAATTTTGGTAGTTGAATCAAAGGGAACACTTATAGGTATGGTATCTGGCGGGGAGCTCCCTACAGGACAATCCTGGTGGTGCATATCAAAATTTGTTAATTACTATGATGGTATATCTGAGTTCTTAGTTGTCGAACTAGCAAAGGAAATCAACAGAAGAAATTCGGAAGTTGAGTTGATGAATGCCGCTGAAGATTTAGGTCCTGGTGGTTTGAGGTTCTTTAAGGAGCGATTTAGACCGGTCCTAGATTTGGAAAGATACTTGTTAAAATTAAAATAA
- a CDS encoding DUF1846 domain-containing protein, translating into MKIGFDHKKYLEEQSKFILERVNNYDKLYLEFGGKLLFDYHAKRVLPGFDENAKIKLLHKLKEKVEIIVCVYAGDIERNKIRGDFGITYDMDVLRLIDDLRDYDLDVNSIVITRYDGQPAATVFMNKLQRRGIKVYTHKAIKGYPTDVDTIVSDEGYGANPYIETTKPIVVVTAPGPGSGKLATCLSQLYHEHKRGRVAGYSKFETFPVWNVPLKHPLNIAYEAATVDLKDVNMIDSFHFDAYNEVTVNYNRDIEMFPVLKRIIEKITGAESVYKSPTDMGVNRVGYGIIDDEVVKEASKQEIIRRYFKTSCEYKKGYIDEETFQRSKLIMETLNLKEEDRKVVMPARERSAKLKKECNKNDTCPVVALELEDGVFITGKGSNVMSAAAAVVLNAIKYCANISDEIHLLSPVILEPIINLKTNTLGSKNIPLDCEEILIALSICAATNPTAQVALEKLTMLKGCQAHSTTILSRNEEQVFRKLGIDITCDPEYPTLSLYYNN; encoded by the coding sequence ATGAAAATAGGATTTGATCATAAAAAGTATTTAGAAGAGCAGTCAAAGTTCATATTAGAAAGAGTAAATAATTATGACAAGCTATATTTGGAATTCGGCGGAAAACTTTTATTTGATTATCATGCTAAAAGAGTGCTGCCGGGGTTCGATGAAAATGCCAAGATAAAGTTGCTTCATAAACTTAAGGAGAAGGTTGAAATAATTGTCTGCGTCTATGCAGGAGACATAGAAAGAAACAAGATTCGAGGAGACTTTGGAATTACCTATGACATGGATGTATTAAGATTAATAGATGACCTGAGAGACTATGATTTAGACGTAAACAGTATAGTAATAACTCGATATGATGGTCAGCCTGCAGCCACGGTTTTTATGAATAAACTCCAACGTAGAGGTATCAAGGTGTACACTCACAAGGCTATTAAGGGCTATCCTACAGATGTAGATACCATAGTAAGTGATGAGGGGTATGGTGCAAATCCATATATCGAGACTACTAAGCCCATTGTTGTAGTGACAGCGCCAGGGCCGGGAAGCGGAAAATTAGCCACCTGCTTGAGCCAGCTCTATCATGAACATAAGAGAGGTAGGGTTGCAGGTTACTCCAAGTTTGAAACCTTCCCTGTTTGGAATGTACCACTGAAGCATCCGCTAAACATTGCCTATGAGGCTGCCACTGTAGATCTAAAAGACGTAAATATGATTGATTCCTTCCACTTTGATGCCTATAATGAGGTTACAGTAAATTATAACAGAGACATAGAAATGTTCCCTGTACTAAAGAGAATTATTGAAAAGATTACCGGAGCAGAATCAGTTTACAAGTCTCCCACGGATATGGGGGTAAACAGAGTGGGCTACGGAATTATAGACGATGAAGTAGTTAAGGAAGCTTCTAAGCAGGAAATAATCAGAAGATATTTTAAAACAAGCTGTGAGTATAAGAAGGGCTATATAGATGAAGAGACTTTCCAGAGGTCAAAGCTTATAATGGAAACACTTAATCTCAAGGAAGAGGATAGAAAGGTTGTTATGCCTGCTAGGGAGAGGTCTGCAAAACTTAAAAAGGAGTGTAATAAAAATGATACATGTCCTGTAGTAGCCTTGGAACTGGAAGACGGAGTTTTTATTACCGGTAAAGGTTCTAATGTAATGAGTGCAGCAGCAGCAGTTGTACTAAATGCCATAAAATACTGTGCAAATATTTCTGATGAAATACATTTATTGTCACCGGTAATTTTAGAACCAATAATTAATTTAAAAACCAATACACTGGGCAGTAAAAATATACCATTGGACTGTGAAGAAATATTGATTGCCCTAAGCATATGCGCAGCCACAAATCCTACAGCCCAGGTTGCTCTAGAAAAGCTTACAATGTTAAAGGGTTGCCAGGCTCATTCAACAACCATATTAAGCAGAAATGAAGAACAGGTCTTTAGGAAGCTTGGTATAGATATTACCTGTGATCCTGAATATCCGACTTTAAGTTTATATTATAATAATTAA
- a CDS encoding YheC/YheD family protein, with protein sequence MWIRIEVVTSNREIIVLPQELTKRIESEVKVEFGRSSTVAAVRPSEELQYTGGDDYDNPLQIILSSKLVDKLNIQANLTYQMKLSSRRITIGPVIGLLLGAHDYIYSPEHMTKYSDRFGIYKEVGGLIYAFSERAIDWKNSTIYGLYYNISEKKWEYGKFPIPSVIYRRDFHSNKDTIKRLMEYTNGKMFNSWRFGKFYLYKHIKRNRKLAMHVPRTEVTEDFRQVKRFIDDIKDVILKPIYLSRGRGICIIQKRDDRYKVADYRNNEVKEFILENDSELKRFFDENTEFFDKYLIQQHLSLAKIEGAPYDIRVVMQKLRQDQWKCSGIECRVAAKKSMITNISRGGYALTLDEALACSFKVDEEERQRIKDKVYELCFRLCESLDRLDHHFAEFGIDIALDADGNAWIIEVNVFPSFKGFKLMDYETYLGIRYTPILYAAHLAGF encoded by the coding sequence ATGTGGATCAGGATAGAGGTTGTGACTAGTAATAGGGAAATCATAGTTTTGCCACAGGAATTAACCAAACGAATTGAAAGTGAAGTTAAAGTGGAGTTTGGAAGAAGTTCTACGGTTGCTGCAGTAAGGCCTTCTGAAGAACTGCAATACACTGGTGGAGATGACTATGATAATCCGCTGCAAATAATACTTTCCAGTAAATTAGTGGACAAATTGAATATACAAGCTAACTTAACCTACCAGATGAAACTCAGTAGCCGGCGAATTACAATTGGTCCAGTTATTGGACTGCTGTTGGGAGCTCACGACTATATATATAGTCCGGAGCATATGACAAAGTATTCTGACCGTTTTGGAATTTATAAAGAAGTAGGCGGACTAATCTACGCATTTTCAGAGAGAGCCATTGATTGGAAAAATTCTACTATATATGGGCTTTATTACAATATATCAGAGAAGAAATGGGAATATGGTAAGTTTCCAATACCTTCTGTAATATATCGAAGAGATTTTCATTCTAATAAAGATACAATCAAAAGACTTATGGAATACACTAATGGCAAAATGTTCAATTCATGGCGCTTTGGAAAATTCTATCTCTATAAGCATATTAAAAGGAACCGAAAACTAGCTATGCATGTTCCACGTACAGAGGTTACTGAAGACTTTAGGCAGGTAAAGAGATTTATTGATGATATAAAGGATGTGATTTTGAAACCCATATATCTATCCAGAGGTAGAGGAATATGTATCATACAAAAAAGAGATGATAGATACAAAGTAGCAGATTATAGAAACAATGAAGTTAAGGAATTTATCTTAGAGAATGATAGTGAACTAAAAAGGTTCTTTGATGAGAATACGGAATTTTTTGATAAGTACTTGATACAGCAGCATTTATCACTGGCAAAGATAGAAGGAGCCCCATACGATATTCGTGTGGTAATGCAAAAGTTAAGGCAAGACCAGTGGAAGTGTTCAGGTATTGAGTGCAGAGTAGCTGCAAAAAAAAGTATGATAACCAATATATCCAGAGGCGGTTACGCATTAACTCTTGATGAGGCCTTGGCCTGCTCCTTTAAGGTAGATGAGGAAGAAAGACAGAGAATCAAGGATAAGGTATATGAGTTATGTTTCAGACTGTGTGAAAGTCTTGATCGATTGGATCATCACTTTGCAGAGTTTGGTATAGATATTGCCCTCGATGCAGATGGAAATGCCTGGATTATCGAGGTCAATGTATTTCCAAGTTTTAAAGGTTTCAAGCTCATGGATTATGAAACCTATTTAGGTATTCGGTATACACCAATATTGTATGCAGCACATTTGGCTGGATTTTAA
- a CDS encoding MFS transporter has translation MNNLNLSMKTNNKKIPVIDKIGYGLGNFSTGVSMQVLSVFLVLYCTDILKISGSLVGLVVSLGVIWDAITDPLMGFFSDSTKSKTFGRRHLYLLIGGIFLGVTNFVLWDLSPDLPTLAKTIILIVDLLAIKTFSTIYVTPYTALGAELTTDYDERTTIQSIKTIFFLAGLAFVSVVVMSVFFKSTPEFEMGQLNPSSYPVMGLYTSLIIVIFALISFFSTKKYIPMLNLNIETTTQKINISAIFSSFFLVLKNGTFRAVAFPYMFSNLVTALLTGFGLHVFTYTFALDNHQIATILGVLMVLSALSQPFWTYTSKKIDKKPSLKLSLIICITACIFFLITVLFRDYVQSKVMVFLPFAGLAGFGMGGLLSLPLSMIADVIDLDELKTGVRSEGSYYGCLTLLYKLAQSIALLLVGTLLDLINFNTNKTDGTLLIIGLVLSGGAIICFAMAYWSILKYNLTKDTVKDVQRQIAEKKAD, from the coding sequence TTGAATAATCTAAACCTTTCTATGAAGACCAATAATAAAAAAATTCCTGTGATAGATAAGATTGGTTATGGACTGGGTAATTTTAGTACCGGAGTCTCTATGCAAGTTCTATCAGTTTTTCTTGTATTATATTGTACAGATATTTTAAAGATTTCGGGCAGTTTAGTAGGCCTGGTCGTAAGCCTCGGAGTTATATGGGATGCTATAACAGATCCTCTCATGGGATTCTTCTCTGACTCAACAAAGTCAAAAACTTTTGGCAGAAGACATCTTTACCTACTAATAGGAGGAATATTCTTGGGAGTAACAAATTTCGTACTTTGGGATTTGTCCCCTGATCTGCCTACCCTAGCTAAGACCATTATACTTATAGTGGATTTGTTAGCTATAAAAACTTTTTCTACCATATATGTAACACCATATACAGCATTAGGTGCAGAACTAACAACGGATTATGATGAAAGAACCACTATTCAAAGCATAAAAACAATCTTTTTCTTAGCCGGTTTGGCCTTTGTGTCTGTTGTCGTAATGTCAGTGTTCTTTAAGTCTACCCCGGAATTTGAAATGGGTCAATTAAATCCTTCTTCTTATCCGGTGATGGGCTTATATACTTCATTAATAATCGTAATTTTTGCTTTGATATCCTTTTTCTCTACAAAAAAATATATACCCATGTTAAATCTAAATATTGAAACTACAACACAGAAGATAAATATTTCAGCCATATTTAGTTCCTTTTTCTTAGTGTTAAAGAATGGTACCTTTAGAGCTGTAGCCTTTCCTTATATGTTCAGCAACCTAGTGACAGCACTACTCACAGGTTTTGGTCTGCATGTTTTTACCTATACCTTTGCACTGGACAATCATCAAATAGCCACAATACTGGGAGTTCTTATGGTTCTAAGTGCATTATCTCAACCCTTTTGGACTTATACATCAAAAAAGATTGATAAAAAACCTTCATTAAAATTATCATTAATTATATGTATAACTGCATGTATATTTTTCCTTATCACTGTTCTATTTAGGGATTATGTTCAGAGCAAGGTAATGGTGTTTTTACCCTTTGCAGGCTTAGCCGGTTTTGGAATGGGCGGTCTCTTATCCTTGCCCCTGTCAATGATTGCTGATGTCATCGATCTAGACGAGTTAAAGACCGGCGTAAGGTCCGAAGGAAGCTATTACGGCTGCCTCACACTTTTATATAAACTAGCTCAATCCATAGCCTTACTCCTGGTTGGAACTCTGCTGGACTTAATAAACTTTAACACCAATAAAACAGATGGTACATTACTTATTATTGGTCTAGTATTAAGTGGCGGAGCAATTATATGCTTTGCTATGGCATATTGGAGTATCTTAAAGTATAATCTAACAAAAGATACTGTAAAAGATGTTCAAAGACAAATTGCTGAAAAAAAGGCAGATTAA
- a CDS encoding ribonuclease J, producing MEQRSIRIIPLGGLGEIGKNITAIQYKDEIIVIDCGVGFPDEEMYGVDLVIPDIAFLLENSEKVKGIFLTHGHEDHIGSLPYILKQLNVPVFGTRLTLGIVKTKLEEHNMLSDCELRSVEAGEVVKLDNLNVEFIRNTHSIADSCSLAIHTPLGVLLHTGDFKIDYTPIDGKVMDLERISALGKKGVLMLMADSTNVERPGHTISERSIGDTFTKMFARAEGRVIVATFASNIHRMQQIIDASVKYGRKVAFIGRSMENVSQVAADLGYLNIPEGTGITADEINNYPNEKITIITTGSQGEPMASLARIAFSTHRKIRIEPKDLYIVSASPIPGNEKLISKVINELFKKGADVIYDDIEDVHVSGHANQEEIKLIHTLVHPKYFMPVHGEYRHLKRHSELAQQLGMHKSNIFILEIGQVLEISDTAAGITGRVRSGSVLVDGIGVGDVGNIVLRDRKSLAQDGMFTIVVAIEKESYSIISGPDVITRGFVYAKESEELIGEAKEVARKEIENCLDKKILEWSLLKNNVKKSVEKLLYEKTKRRPTIIPIIMEI from the coding sequence ATGGAACAACGTAGCATAAGAATAATACCCTTGGGCGGACTTGGTGAAATCGGTAAAAATATAACCGCAATTCAATATAAGGATGAAATAATTGTTATAGATTGCGGAGTGGGTTTTCCGGATGAAGAGATGTATGGAGTGGATTTAGTGATACCGGATATAGCATTTTTGTTAGAAAACTCCGAGAAGGTAAAAGGCATATTTTTAACTCATGGACATGAAGACCATATAGGATCATTGCCATACATTTTGAAACAGCTGAATGTTCCGGTATTTGGAACAAGGTTAACCCTCGGCATTGTAAAGACAAAGCTAGAAGAACATAATATGCTGTCGGATTGTGAGCTTAGAAGCGTAGAAGCCGGTGAAGTAGTAAAATTGGACAATTTAAATGTTGAATTTATAAGAAATACCCATAGTATAGCTGACTCCTGTAGCTTGGCAATACATACTCCATTAGGTGTTCTACTGCATACCGGTGATTTTAAGATTGACTATACACCCATTGACGGTAAGGTCATGGATTTAGAGAGAATCTCAGCTCTGGGGAAAAAAGGCGTATTAATGCTGATGGCAGACAGTACTAACGTAGAGAGACCGGGACACACAATTTCCGAAAGGTCTATAGGAGATACCTTTACAAAGATGTTTGCAAGGGCAGAAGGAAGAGTGATAGTTGCAACTTTTGCATCCAATATTCACAGAATGCAGCAAATTATTGATGCCTCAGTAAAGTACGGAAGAAAAGTAGCCTTCATTGGCAGAAGCATGGAAAATGTATCACAAGTTGCTGCAGACCTAGGCTATTTGAATATACCGGAAGGAACGGGAATAACGGCAGATGAAATTAATAATTATCCCAATGAGAAGATAACCATAATTACCACGGGAAGTCAAGGTGAACCCATGGCATCACTGGCGAGAATTGCTTTTTCAACCCACCGAAAGATCAGAATAGAACCAAAGGACTTATATATAGTTTCTGCTTCCCCAATACCCGGTAATGAAAAGCTCATATCAAAGGTAATAAATGAACTGTTTAAAAAGGGCGCAGATGTAATCTATGATGATATTGAAGACGTACATGTATCTGGTCATGCCAATCAGGAGGAGATAAAGCTGATTCATACCTTGGTACACCCCAAATATTTTATGCCGGTACATGGGGAATACAGACATCTTAAACGCCATTCAGAATTAGCCCAGCAGCTTGGGATGCATAAATCAAATATTTTTATACTAGAGATAGGCCAAGTACTTGAAATAAGTGATACAGCTGCGGGAATAACAGGAAGAGTGCGATCCGGATCTGTACTTGTAGATGGCATTGGGGTTGGAGATGTTGGAAACATTGTTTTAAGGGACAGAAAAAGCTTGGCCCAGGATGGCATGTTTACAATCGTTGTTGCAATAGAAAAGGAATCATACAGTATTATATCCGGTCCGGACGTTATTACTAGAGGTTTTGTCTATGCAAAGGAATCAGAAGAACTTATAGGCGAAGCAAAAGAAGTTGCCAGAAAAGAAATAGAAAATTGCCTTGATAAAAAAATATTAGAATGGAGCCTTTTAAAGAATAATGTGAAAAAATCAGTAGAGAAGCTCTTGTACGAAAAAACAAAGAGAAGGCCCACTATTATACCAATTATCATGGAAATATGA
- a CDS encoding YheC/YheD family protein, translated as MYDIVAIKLQQSKKAHLILNEYLAEKLNLAKLKRGYVSFGVKKIYVDVDVSGDIRADEIIISQAVAKELYIPEYPIYEIKVKGNEFMLGPCIGILACQKEKDLTKRMLKEMALYVMDYGRIHGAVIAFSLEKVNKDNHTIEGYCYNPQKESWENGVFPYPLSIYRRSRLSDEWENHFLPLIGDTIFNNYSFDKWYMHKWFSKEREIAEHIPRTIVYRQKKDLYDMLERYGVVYVKPIWGMKGFGVIRVSKEDEKLRFRYREDGSNIDFELEEEREIDETLEKLFSPGDCIIQQGLELISYDGGLVDFRCVMQKNETRKWECSSIIARVGAKESVVSNISSGGSALPAMDLIRAALASSHLEVFNIKEELISLCMKVCNTLDSYGYNFGTLGLDIGVDKNKKIWLIEVNNRRPHPAIALRASDIQAYYTILTAPLRYAKALAGFGSKEEEKDAL; from the coding sequence ATGTATGATATAGTTGCTATAAAACTGCAACAATCTAAAAAAGCCCACCTGATTTTAAATGAGTATCTGGCAGAAAAATTAAACTTAGCAAAACTTAAACGAGGATATGTAAGTTTTGGAGTAAAAAAAATATATGTTGATGTTGACGTCTCAGGTGACATCAGAGCTGATGAAATAATTATAAGCCAAGCAGTAGCGAAAGAATTGTATATTCCTGAGTATCCAATATACGAAATTAAAGTTAAGGGCAATGAATTTATGCTTGGTCCTTGCATAGGAATATTAGCTTGTCAAAAGGAAAAGGACCTCACCAAGAGAATGCTTAAGGAAATGGCACTTTATGTCATGGACTATGGCAGAATACACGGTGCTGTCATAGCCTTTTCCTTAGAAAAGGTGAACAAGGACAACCACACTATAGAAGGTTACTGCTATAATCCACAGAAAGAATCTTGGGAAAATGGGGTTTTCCCTTATCCTCTCTCTATATACCGCAGGTCCCGTCTCAGCGATGAGTGGGAAAATCATTTCTTACCACTGATAGGGGATACCATTTTTAACAACTACTCCTTCGACAAGTGGTATATGCACAAATGGTTCTCTAAAGAAAGAGAAATTGCAGAGCATATTCCTAGAACCATAGTTTACAGACAGAAGAAGGACTTATATGACATGCTGGAAAGGTACGGAGTAGTTTACGTTAAGCCCATTTGGGGAATGAAAGGCTTTGGGGTAATAAGGGTTAGTAAAGAGGATGAGAAGTTAAGATTTAGGTATAGAGAAGATGGCAGCAATATAGACTTTGAACTTGAAGAAGAAAGGGAAATAGATGAAACCCTGGAAAAGTTATTTAGTCCAGGTGACTGTATAATTCAACAGGGACTAGAGCTAATAAGCTATGATGGAGGTTTGGTAGATTTTAGATGTGTAATGCAGAAAAATGAGACCCGCAAATGGGAGTGCAGCAGTATTATTGCAAGGGTTGGAGCAAAAGAAAGTGTTGTAAGTAATATCTCAAGCGGTGGTTCAGCTCTACCTGCAATGGACTTAATAAGAGCAGCTTTAGCTTCATCCCATTTAGAGGTTTTTAATATAAAGGAAGAATTAATTTCTCTGTGCATGAAGGTCTGTAACACCCTGGACAGCTATGGTTATAATTTTGGAACCTTAGGCTTGGATATAGGTGTAGATAAGAATAAAAAAATTTGGTTAATAGAAGTGAATAATAGGCGTCCTCATCCGGCTATTGCTCTAAGAGCCAGTGATATACAAGCTTACTATACTATACTGACAGCACCACTACGATATGCTAAGGCACTAGCAGGGTTTGGCAGTAAGGAGGAGGAGAAGGATGCTTTATAG
- a CDS encoding sugar ABC transporter permease codes for MGLLKEAKQLIKQNIREYGMYIALVAIMIIFSITTGGLFTNSRNISNLINQTGYIAVLAVGMTLVLIISHIDLSVGFVAGFLGAVAALLLTKTGLPVFACIIIVLILGIFIGMFNGFLVAKMGIPSFVVTLAAMMIFRGALLLITEGTGTIVIPDKTFNAIGIGYIPDIANVDGIHVLTLILGVLAIGLYVWSEFKTRKNKLKYNFEVLSLNMFMIKLVFISLIIAYITWILAGYNGLSWTVVIVIAVVAVYHFITNKTVLGRHIYAVGGNKEAARLSGINVSKITFIVYASMSLLAALSGILYTARLQSATITAGTGFELDAIAAAYVGGVSAAGGVGKVTGSIIGALVISSLTNGMNLMGVGISYQYIIRGAVLVAAVIFDVKTRNKRS; via the coding sequence ATGGGATTATTAAAGGAAGCAAAACAATTAATAAAGCAAAATATCCGAGAATACGGAATGTATATTGCACTTGTAGCTATCATGATTATTTTTTCAATAACTACCGGTGGTTTATTCACAAACTCAAGAAATATAAGTAACCTGATCAACCAAACAGGTTATATTGCGGTATTGGCTGTTGGTATGACCCTGGTTTTAATAATAAGCCATATAGATTTGTCTGTAGGGTTTGTAGCAGGTTTCTTAGGCGCAGTGGCTGCGCTTCTATTGACAAAGACGGGATTACCGGTTTTTGCATGTATCATAATTGTATTGATACTGGGAATATTTATAGGTATGTTTAACGGTTTTCTGGTAGCTAAAATGGGCATACCTTCCTTTGTTGTAACCCTTGCAGCAATGATGATTTTTAGAGGAGCATTACTGCTGATTACAGAAGGTACAGGAACAATTGTTATACCAGATAAGACCTTTAATGCTATTGGTATTGGATATATTCCAGACATAGCAAATGTAGATGGTATACATGTTTTGACACTCATTCTAGGTGTATTGGCAATAGGATTATATGTATGGAGTGAGTTTAAAACAAGAAAAAACAAGTTAAAATATAATTTTGAAGTTTTATCTTTAAACATGTTTATGATAAAGTTAGTATTCATCTCATTGATTATAGCCTATATCACTTGGATTCTTGCTGGGTATAACGGTTTATCTTGGACAGTAGTTATAGTTATTGCAGTAGTTGCAGTTTATCATTTCATAACAAACAAAACAGTATTAGGAAGACATATATATGCTGTGGGTGGAAATAAAGAAGCAGCTAGATTAAGTGGTATAAATGTCAGTAAGATAACTTTTATAGTATATGCATCTATGAGTCTGCTGGCTGCATTATCAGGAATACTATACACCGCACGTTTACAATCAGCAACAATAACTGCCGGTACAGGTTTTGAACTTGATGCCATTGCAGCAGCATATGTTGGAGGAGTATCAGCAGCCGGTGGTGTAGGTAAGGTTACCGGATCTATAATTGGAGCATTGGTTATCTCATCTCTGACCAACGGAATGAATTTGATGGGTGTAGGAATTTCCTATCAGTATATCATCAGAGGAGCAGTGCTGGTAGCAGCAGTTATCTTTGATGTTAAGACTAGAAATAAGAGATCCTAA